In a genomic window of Blastocatellia bacterium:
- the alaS gene encoding alanine--tRNA ligase produces MMTGQEIRQKFLDYFAARGHRVVRSSPLLPANDPTLLFTNAGMNQFKDVFLGLEPRDYKRAASSQKCVRAGGKHNDLDEVGRTSRHHTFFEMLGNFSFGDYFKKEAIYFAWDLLVNEFKLDPQRLWFSVFEGDAEVSADEEAVRYWEQVGAPSERILRFGRKDNFWQMGETGPCGPCSEIHYYQGPHPEDPEHNRPELVNGVGDTTMEIWNLVFMQFNRSKVGDKYELTPLPAPSVDTGMGLERVTAVIQGVASNYDTDLIRPIIDVIAGLCGKDYVYDSEEGFAMRVLADHARTTAFAIADGIAPGNVGRNYVLRKIMRRAIYHGAKGLGLKSPFFDKVAGFVVDFMGEAYPELIASRNLIEQTVRGEETRFSRILTIGEPRLVELFERYTPAAPPMMELARTYDTYGVPRDLIRVVLGQHGVEMEEDAFNEQFDAALGELQQQSGASMADHSAARRAKEIYATVTEALPRTEFTGYKETETAARVLAIVIGDNSPSSLVAGQTGEIIFDRTPFYSEAGGQVGDTGVLENENVLATVEDTYSVTSGYTLHKTRVEHGELSVGDLLTARVDAERRRRIKANHTGTHLLHAALREVLGPHVKQAGSLVAPDRLRFDFTHYAPLSEDEIGEIERLVNYEVLHNRDVETDVKPFEEAVASGAMALFGEKYGAEVRVVSVPGFSTELCGGTHVHATGDIGPFKITSDASIAAGVRRLEAITADAAVARLQTDEQIIKQVSDRLKARAEEIPAQVDKLVEQVRRYERELEQLKLKVAQSEAAQAVEAAREVGGVKVLARRVNDLDANALRQLADVLSQKLKSGVVVLGQANNGKAALVARVTDDLTKRLNAGQIIREIAALVGGKGGGKADMATGGGSEPEKLDAALDASYDAIERMLAGK; encoded by the coding sequence ATGATGACCGGACAAGAGATCAGACAGAAATTCCTCGATTATTTTGCGGCGCGCGGCCATCGCGTCGTGCGCAGCTCGCCCTTGCTGCCTGCCAATGACCCGACGTTGTTATTCACGAACGCCGGCATGAACCAGTTCAAGGACGTTTTTCTCGGCCTTGAGCCGCGCGATTACAAGCGCGCCGCGTCGTCGCAGAAGTGCGTGCGCGCCGGCGGCAAGCATAACGACCTTGACGAAGTGGGCCGCACGTCGCGGCATCACACTTTCTTCGAGATGCTCGGCAATTTCTCGTTCGGCGATTACTTTAAGAAAGAAGCCATCTATTTCGCCTGGGACTTGCTGGTCAACGAGTTCAAGCTCGACCCGCAACGCCTGTGGTTTTCGGTCTTCGAGGGCGACGCGGAAGTCTCTGCCGACGAAGAGGCCGTGCGCTACTGGGAACAGGTCGGCGCGCCCAGCGAGCGCATCCTGCGCTTTGGCCGCAAAGATAACTTCTGGCAGATGGGCGAGACCGGGCCGTGCGGGCCATGCTCGGAGATTCATTACTACCAGGGGCCGCACCCGGAAGACCCCGAGCACAACCGCCCCGAACTGGTCAACGGCGTCGGCGACACGACGATGGAGATATGGAACCTCGTCTTCATGCAGTTCAATCGCTCGAAGGTCGGCGACAAGTACGAGTTGACGCCGCTGCCCGCGCCTTCGGTTGATACGGGCATGGGGCTTGAGCGCGTCACGGCAGTGATTCAGGGGGTCGCCTCGAATTACGACACCGACCTGATCCGGCCTATCATTGACGTCATCGCCGGGCTCTGTGGCAAGGATTACGTTTACGATTCGGAAGAGGGCTTTGCCATGCGCGTGCTGGCCGACCACGCGCGGACGACGGCGTTTGCGATTGCCGACGGCATCGCGCCCGGCAATGTCGGACGTAATTACGTGCTGCGCAAAATCATGCGGCGGGCGATCTATCACGGCGCGAAAGGGCTGGGTTTGAAGTCGCCGTTCTTCGATAAGGTCGCCGGCTTCGTCGTTGATTTCATGGGCGAGGCGTATCCCGAATTGATCGCCTCGCGCAACCTGATCGAGCAGACGGTGCGCGGCGAAGAGACACGCTTCAGCCGCATCCTGACCATCGGTGAGCCGCGGCTTGTCGAGCTATTCGAGCGTTACACGCCGGCCGCGCCGCCGATGATGGAGCTGGCGCGCACCTATGACACCTATGGCGTGCCGCGCGACTTGATCCGCGTCGTGTTGGGCCAGCACGGCGTCGAGATGGAAGAAGACGCGTTCAACGAGCAGTTCGACGCGGCGCTCGGCGAGCTGCAACAACAGAGCGGTGCTTCGATGGCCGACCATTCGGCGGCGCGTCGCGCCAAAGAGATTTACGCCACGGTCACCGAAGCGTTGCCGCGCACGGAATTCACCGGCTACAAGGAGACTGAAACCGCCGCCCGCGTCCTGGCCATCGTCATCGGCGACAATAGCCCATCGTCGCTCGTCGCAGGCCAGACCGGCGAAATCATTTTCGACCGCACGCCGTTTTATTCGGAAGCCGGCGGCCAGGTCGGCGACACCGGCGTCCTGGAAAACGAAAACGTGCTGGCGACCGTCGAAGACACTTACTCGGTCACGAGCGGCTACACCCTGCACAAGACCAGAGTGGAGCACGGCGAACTGAGCGTCGGCGACTTGCTGACGGCGCGCGTTGACGCCGAGCGCCGCCGCCGCATCAAGGCCAATCACACGGGCACGCACCTCTTGCACGCCGCCTTGCGCGAAGTGCTGGGCCCGCACGTCAAGCAGGCCGGATCGTTGGTCGCGCCTGACCGCTTGCGCTTCGACTTCACGCACTACGCGCCGCTTAGCGAAGACGAGATCGGCGAGATCGAGCGGCTGGTAAACTACGAAGTCTTGCACAACCGCGACGTCGAGACCGATGTCAAGCCGTTTGAAGAAGCGGTGGCGTCGGGGGCGATGGCGCTCTTTGGCGAGAAGTATGGCGCGGAGGTGCGCGTCGTCAGTGTGCCTGGTTTTTCGACAGAGCTTTGCGGCGGCACGCACGTTCATGCAACCGGTGACATCGGCCCGTTCAAGATCACCAGCGACGCTTCGATTGCGGCAGGCGTCCGCCGTCTGGAAGCGATCACGGCTGACGCGGCGGTGGCGCGCTTGCAAACCGACGAGCAGATCATCAAGCAGGTGAGCGACCGCTTGAAAGCGCGGGCCGAAGAGATTCCGGCGCAGGTTGATAAGCTGGTCGAGCAGGTGCGGCGCTACGAGCGCGAGCTTGAGCAATTAAAGTTAAAGGTGGCGCAATCGGAGGCCGCGCAGGCGGTCGAAGCGGCGCGCGAGGTCGGCGGCGTCAAAGTGCTGGCGCGTCGCGTCAACGATCTGGACGCCAACGCCCTGCGCCAGTTGGCCGACGTGCTGTCGCAAAAGCTCAAGAGCGGCGTCGTCGTCTTGGGCCAGGCCAATAACGGCAAGGCGGCGCTGGTGGCGCGCGTCACTGATGATTTGACGAAACGCTTGAACGCCGGGCAGATCATTCGCGAGATTGCGGCGCTGGTCGGCGGCAAAGGCGGCGGCAAAGCCGACATGGCTACGGGCGGCGGCTCGGAGCCTGAGAAGCTCGACGCCGCGCTCGACGCCAGCTATGACGCCATCGAACGCATGCTGGCTGGAAAGTGA
- a CDS encoding ribonuclease H-like domain-containing protein, giving the protein MLKNTFCHIPGISPMAEQRLWLSGIDCWDTALNTEPAALPGRAAAAFSEHLWESLLHLESNNPHHFAASLKANQHWRLFPEFRHTIAYLDIETTGLGYGDSITTIVIYDGRRIRHYVQGDNLDDFKRDIQEYATVVTYNGKSFDVPFIERFFRTRMRHAHIDLMYVLRSLGYKGGLKGCERQLGLDRKELADVDGFFAVLLWNEFKRTKDTRALETLLAYNATDVVNLEALLVKAYNLKLRETPFYQSHQIAAPGLPAIPFKADSETIQRLKHNTAFSYYGWR; this is encoded by the coding sequence ATGCTGAAAAACACCTTCTGTCATATCCCCGGCATCAGCCCAATGGCCGAGCAGCGTCTCTGGTTATCGGGCATTGACTGCTGGGACACGGCTCTGAATACGGAGCCGGCCGCCTTGCCGGGCCGCGCCGCCGCGGCCTTTTCTGAGCACCTGTGGGAATCGCTGCTGCATCTTGAAAGTAATAACCCGCATCACTTCGCGGCGTCGCTGAAAGCCAATCAGCACTGGCGACTGTTCCCCGAATTCCGCCACACCATCGCCTACCTTGACATCGAAACCACCGGCCTCGGTTATGGCGATTCGATCACGACGATTGTGATTTACGATGGCCGCCGCATTCGCCATTACGTGCAGGGCGATAACCTCGACGACTTTAAGCGCGACATTCAGGAGTACGCCACCGTGGTGACTTACAACGGCAAGTCATTCGACGTGCCCTTCATCGAGCGCTTTTTTCGTACGCGGATGCGCCACGCGCACATTGACCTGATGTATGTGCTGAGGAGTCTCGGCTACAAAGGCGGCTTGAAGGGCTGCGAGCGCCAACTCGGGCTTGATCGCAAAGAGCTGGCCGATGTGGACGGCTTCTTCGCCGTGTTGTTGTGGAATGAATTCAAGCGCACGAAAGACACCCGCGCGCTCGAAACCTTGCTCGCCTACAACGCCACAGACGTGGTCAACCTTGAAGCCCTGCTGGTCAAGGCGTACAACCTGAAGCTGCGCGAAACGCCTTTCTATCAGAGCCATCAGATCGCCGCGCCTGGGCTGCCGGCAATTCCCTTCAAAGCCGACTCCGAGACGATTCAACGGCTCAAGCACAACACCGCGTTCAGCTACTACGGCTGGCGCTAA
- a CDS encoding NADP-dependent isocitrate dehydrogenase: MFNGIEVPADGQKITVEGAQLRVPDQPIIPFIEGDGTGRDIWAASRQVFDAAVERAYGGKRRIAWYEIFAGEKAFNTFGEWLTEDSVKAIAEFVVAIKGPLTTPVGGGIRSLNVTLRQVLDLYACVRPVRYFDGVPSPVRHPEKVDVVIFRENTEDVYAGVEFVSGSERAQEIISLLNTQYGFKVRPDSGIGIKPISPTGTKRLVRRAIKYALDFNKPSVTLVHKGNIMKFTEGAFRDWGYELAKDEFRSQIITERETWILGNREQNADISDEENARMIEPGFDQMSENQRAAVVEEIKQTMAAIWATHGNGEWQKKLLIKDRIADSIFQQILIRPDEYSILATPNLNGDYLSDAAAAQVGGLGMAPGANIGDNAAVFEATHGTAPKYADLDMVNPSSVILSGVMMFEHMGWREASEKIVEALTKTIQQKRVTYDLHRQMAGATKLKTSEFASAIIENM, from the coding sequence ATGTTCAATGGTATAGAAGTTCCCGCCGATGGTCAAAAGATTACCGTCGAAGGGGCACAGCTCCGCGTCCCCGATCAACCCATCATTCCGTTCATCGAAGGCGACGGCACAGGCCGCGACATCTGGGCGGCGTCGCGCCAGGTCTTTGATGCGGCGGTCGAGCGCGCTTACGGCGGCAAGCGCCGCATCGCCTGGTACGAAATCTTTGCCGGCGAAAAAGCCTTCAACACCTTTGGCGAGTGGCTGACTGAGGATTCCGTCAAGGCGATTGCCGAATTCGTTGTCGCCATCAAAGGGCCGCTGACAACACCTGTAGGCGGCGGCATCCGCAGTCTTAACGTCACCTTGCGGCAGGTGCTAGACCTCTACGCCTGCGTGCGGCCCGTGCGCTACTTCGACGGCGTGCCGTCGCCGGTGCGTCACCCTGAAAAAGTAGACGTGGTCATCTTCCGCGAAAACACCGAAGACGTTTACGCCGGCGTCGAATTTGTTTCCGGCAGCGAGCGCGCGCAAGAGATTATCTCGCTGTTGAACACGCAGTACGGCTTCAAGGTGCGCCCGGACAGCGGCATCGGCATTAAGCCGATCTCGCCGACCGGGACGAAACGGCTGGTGCGCCGTGCCATCAAGTACGCGCTCGATTTCAACAAGCCGTCGGTGACCCTGGTGCATAAAGGCAACATCATGAAGTTCACCGAAGGGGCGTTCCGCGACTGGGGCTACGAGCTGGCGAAAGACGAGTTCCGCAGCCAGATCATCACCGAGCGCGAGACCTGGATTTTGGGCAACCGCGAGCAGAACGCCGACATCAGCGACGAAGAGAACGCCCGCATGATCGAGCCGGGATTCGATCAGATGAGCGAGAATCAGCGCGCCGCCGTCGTCGAAGAGATCAAGCAGACGATGGCCGCAATCTGGGCGACGCACGGCAACGGTGAATGGCAGAAGAAGCTGTTGATCAAAGACCGCATCGCCGATTCGATCTTCCAACAGATCTTAATCCGCCCCGACGAGTATTCGATTCTGGCAACCCCGAACCTCAACGGCGATTACCTGTCGGACGCCGCGGCGGCGCAGGTCGGTGGCCTGGGAATGGCTCCGGGAGCCAATATCGGCGACAACGCCGCCGTCTTTGAGGCGACGCACGGCACCGCGCCGAAGTACGCCGACCTCGACATGGTCAACCCGTCGTCGGTGATTCTGTCGGGCGTCATGATGTTCGAGCACATGGGCTGGCGCGAGGCGAGCGAGAAAATCGTTGAGGCGCTGACGAAGACCATTCAGCAGAAGCGCGTGACTTACGATTTGCACCGGCAGATGGCGGGCGCGACGAAACTGAAGACCAGCGAGTTCGCTTCGGCCATCATCGAGAATATGTAA
- a CDS encoding acetyl-CoA carboxylase carboxyltransferase subunit alpha, with the protein MTDETKQPVAGDEEAIAEIHRRIQESEAANLTADAITLDAWDRVKLARHASRPYTLDYIEALFTDFTEIHGDRRFGDDPALVTGFARFHGDPCVVVGHQKGRTTKQRQQRNFGMPKPEGYRKALRVMKIAEKFRRPIFAFIDTPGAYPGIDAEERGQAEAIAYNLREMARLRVPVIVTVTGEGGSGGALAIGVGDQVMMLENAIYSVISPESCSAILWRDQDHAQEAARALRLTAPDLLQFGLIDRIIAEPAGGAHADPEAMSATLDEALGEALATVSDLSIEERLRLRYDKFRKMGDFEDQKAKDRAAKAEVLEW; encoded by the coding sequence ATGACTGACGAGACCAAGCAGCCCGTGGCCGGCGACGAAGAGGCGATTGCCGAGATTCATCGCCGCATACAGGAATCCGAGGCGGCCAATCTAACGGCGGACGCCATCACCCTGGACGCATGGGATCGCGTCAAGCTGGCGCGCCATGCCAGCCGGCCATATACGCTCGATTACATCGAGGCGCTGTTTACCGACTTCACCGAAATTCATGGCGACCGGCGCTTCGGCGACGACCCGGCGCTAGTCACGGGCTTTGCGCGCTTTCACGGCGACCCTTGCGTTGTCGTCGGTCATCAGAAAGGCCGCACCACCAAGCAGCGCCAGCAGCGCAACTTTGGCATGCCCAAGCCCGAAGGCTATCGCAAGGCGCTGCGGGTGATGAAGATCGCCGAGAAATTCCGCCGCCCCATCTTTGCCTTCATTGACACGCCGGGCGCTTATCCGGGCATTGACGCCGAAGAGCGCGGCCAGGCCGAGGCCATCGCTTACAACCTGCGCGAGATGGCGCGGCTGCGCGTGCCGGTCATCGTCACGGTGACGGGCGAAGGCGGTTCGGGCGGCGCGCTGGCCATCGGCGTCGGCGATCAAGTCATGATGCTGGAGAATGCGATCTATTCGGTGATCTCGCCGGAATCCTGCTCGGCCATTCTATGGCGCGATCAGGATCACGCGCAGGAGGCGGCGCGGGCTTTGCGATTGACTGCCCCCGACCTGTTGCAGTTCGGCTTGATTGATCGCATCATCGCCGAGCCGGCGGGCGGCGCACACGCCGACCCCGAAGCCATGAGCGCGACGCTTGACGAGGCGCTCGGCGAAGCCCTGGCCACGGTCAGCGATTTATCAATCGAAGAGCGGCTGCGCTTGCGCTACGACAAGTTTCGCAAGATGGGCGATTTTGAAGACCAAAAGGCGAAAGATCGCGCCGCGAAGGCGGAAGTGCTGGAGTGGTAG
- a CDS encoding M28 family peptidase: MKPFSFARSSGRTLVAALVVIQLSAPLAIAQSAAAKAAPPLSAAEREAASHVKADTIRQVTVALTAKEMQGRGTGQPGADRAAEYIAHQFALLGLRPLGDQGEGKPGFLQAIKFKAEQVQPETSFKAGDVSLKYKDDFIVAPPLPQEASKDASGALTFIGYGVASPDIKRDDLAGMDVKGKIVVVLDGKPDNVDAAAWAKAANQQTRFGRLIGAGAAGFVIVYAPARATQPFNLVATYLSRRRVALADAPAFPIKVPPLLLISDAAAEKLFAGTGASFAELKAKAARGEFVSRDLNKPAAIAVRLKREEATSSNVVGVMEGADAALKSEAVVYSAHYDAYGVDADGTIYPGAADNALGVGKLMAVAEAFAKAKAKPRRSIIFLAVTGEEYGLLGAEHWVKHPTWPLEKVAANINYDGIGTEVWGELHYLVNYGFDHSDLGKTVAEVAAVTGAEIIADPFPDEGVFYRSDHYAFFKRGVPGLYLISAPAGDQAAFGARAMKWLVSDYHMATDTIQKDWNWKGAQQLSVIGLLTGLRVANQEAMPAWLPSSPYNRPRGTQLPPPRP; the protein is encoded by the coding sequence ATGAAGCCATTTTCTTTCGCCCGCTCGTCAGGGCGGACGCTGGTCGCGGCGCTCGTGGTCATCCAGCTCAGCGCGCCGCTTGCTATCGCGCAAAGCGCTGCCGCAAAGGCCGCGCCCCCGTTGTCCGCGGCAGAGCGCGAAGCCGCCTCGCATGTCAAAGCCGACACCATCCGCCAGGTGACCGTGGCGCTCACGGCCAAAGAGATGCAAGGGCGCGGCACAGGCCAGCCCGGCGCCGACCGCGCCGCCGAATACATCGCTCATCAGTTCGCCCTTCTCGGACTTCGCCCGCTCGGCGATCAAGGCGAAGGCAAGCCGGGCTTTCTTCAAGCCATCAAGTTCAAGGCCGAGCAGGTGCAGCCCGAAACGTCCTTTAAGGCCGGCGACGTCAGCCTGAAATATAAAGACGACTTCATCGTCGCGCCGCCGCTGCCGCAGGAAGCGAGCAAAGACGCGAGCGGCGCGCTCACCTTTATCGGCTACGGCGTGGCGTCGCCCGACATCAAGCGCGACGATCTGGCGGGCATGGATGTCAAAGGGAAGATCGTCGTCGTGCTGGACGGCAAGCCTGACAACGTCGACGCCGCGGCCTGGGCGAAGGCTGCCAACCAGCAGACGCGGTTCGGCCGGCTGATCGGCGCGGGTGCCGCCGGGTTCGTCATTGTCTATGCCCCCGCGCGCGCGACGCAGCCGTTCAACCTTGTGGCGACTTATCTGTCGCGCCGCCGCGTCGCGCTGGCCGATGCGCCGGCCTTCCCCATCAAAGTTCCGCCCCTTCTTTTAATCAGCGACGCCGCGGCAGAGAAGCTCTTTGCCGGAACGGGCGCGAGCTTTGCTGAATTGAAGGCGAAAGCGGCGCGCGGGGAATTCGTTTCGCGCGACCTGAATAAGCCGGCGGCCATCGCTGTGCGCCTCAAGCGCGAAGAGGCGACGAGCAGCAACGTCGTCGGCGTGATGGAAGGCGCGGATGCAGCGCTCAAGAGCGAAGCGGTCGTCTACTCGGCGCACTACGACGCCTATGGCGTAGACGCGGACGGCACCATCTACCCCGGCGCGGCGGATAACGCCCTCGGCGTCGGCAAGCTGATGGCCGTCGCCGAAGCCTTTGCAAAGGCCAAGGCGAAGCCGCGCCGTTCGATCATCTTTCTTGCGGTAACCGGCGAAGAGTATGGCTTGCTCGGCGCCGAGCACTGGGTGAAGCACCCGACGTGGCCGCTCGAAAAGGTCGCCGCCAATATCAACTATGACGGCATCGGCACAGAGGTCTGGGGCGAGCTGCATTACCTGGTCAACTACGGCTTCGACCATTCCGATCTGGGGAAGACCGTCGCCGAGGTCGCTGCCGTGACCGGCGCTGAGATCATCGCCGACCCGTTCCCCGACGAAGGCGTCTTTTATCGCTCGGATCATTACGCCTTCTTCAAGCGCGGCGTGCCGGGCCTTTACTTGATCAGCGCGCCCGCCGGCGATCAAGCGGCATTCGGGGCGCGGGCGATGAAGTGGCTGGTCTCCGATTATCACATGGCGACCGACACGATTCAGAAAGACTGGAACTGGAAAGGCGCACAGCAACTGTCGGTCATCGGTCTGCTGACCGGCCTGCGCGTGGCGAATCAGGAGGCGATGCCGGCATGGCTGCCCAGCTCGCCTTACAACCGCCCGCGCGGCACACAGCTACCGCCGCCGCGCCCGTAA